One genomic window of Bacteroidota bacterium includes the following:
- a CDS encoding septal ring lytic transglycosylase RlpA family protein: MVVSQNFEETGRCSFYADKFQGRNTTGGEKYNKWAYTGAHRTLPFGTKVEITNLSNNNKVVVRINDRGPATKNRIIDVSRAAAEDLGIIPMGVVKVSIRVTDQSVPAPKKHEEPVKPSAGNKPAQSKVKTVIYDHDMNVCSPTGYGVAVGYFQSLENCKKALTTFEQKYNAPGFINELIRKDSSEYILIIGCLEQKKGAAALLRRLKKDLPEAHIVSF, translated from the coding sequence ATGGTCGTTTCTCAAAACTTTGAAGAAACGGGACGCTGCTCATTTTATGCCGATAAATTTCAGGGACGCAATACCACCGGTGGCGAAAAATATAATAAATGGGCATACACCGGAGCGCACCGTACCTTGCCATTCGGAACAAAAGTAGAAATCACAAATCTGTCTAATAACAACAAGGTTGTTGTCAGAATAAATGACCGTGGGCCTGCAACAAAAAACCGTATCATTGATGTTTCGCGTGCAGCAGCCGAAGATTTGGGGATTATTCCTATGGGAGTTGTTAAAGTATCAATACGTGTAACTGACCAGTCGGTTCCTGCACCTAAAAAGCATGAAGAGCCGGTTAAACCTTCTGCAGGCAATAAACCCGCACAGTCAAAAGTAAAAACCGTGATATACGACCATGATATGAATGTGTGTTCTCCGACCGGTTATGGCGTGGCTGTCGGATATTTTCAAAGTCTTGAAAACTGTAAAAAGGCGCTGACCACATTTGAACAAAAATACAATGCCCCCGGCTTTATCAATGAATTAATAAGAAAAGACAGTTCCGAGTACATCCTTATTATTGGATGTCTGGAACAAAAAAAGGGCGCTGCTGCGCTGCTTCGAAGGTTAAAAAAAGACCTTCCGGAAGCACATATTGTTTCCTTTTAA